The Mycolicibacterium mageritense genome contains a region encoding:
- a CDS encoding class I SAM-dependent methyltransferase — protein sequence MTPPNNDYWNHNTAYHPWLTRIAAGHRGDVLDVGCGDGLLSQRLAPVSRSVTAIDPESNALQRAWLRLADYPNVTVTQTSFEDFDPGERRYDLITMVASLHHMDLRSGLTKARGLLTPQGEIAVVGLSANRALRDWLWSGLCLPAVRIGSRLHGETRDVGVAVARPTETLDEIRQVADEVLPGASIRRGLYYRYLLRWPVPHKD from the coding sequence GTGACACCGCCCAACAACGACTACTGGAATCACAACACCGCCTACCATCCGTGGCTGACGAGGATCGCCGCCGGCCACCGCGGCGATGTCCTCGACGTCGGCTGTGGGGACGGCCTGCTGTCCCAGCGGCTGGCGCCCGTGTCGCGATCGGTGACCGCGATCGACCCGGAATCGAATGCGCTGCAACGTGCTTGGCTGCGCCTGGCCGACTACCCGAATGTCACGGTGACCCAGACGAGTTTCGAAGACTTCGACCCCGGAGAACGGCGGTACGACCTGATCACCATGGTTGCGAGCCTGCACCACATGGATCTCCGGTCCGGCCTCACCAAGGCACGCGGCTTGCTGACGCCGCAGGGCGAGATCGCCGTGGTGGGGCTGTCCGCGAACCGGGCACTGCGCGATTGGCTCTGGTCTGGACTCTGCCTTCCCGCGGTGCGGATCGGTTCGCGGCTGCACGGCGAAACCAGAGACGTCGGGGTGGCCGTCGCCAGGCCGACCGAAACCCTGGACGAGATTCGCCAGGTCGCGGACGAGGTCCTGCCCGGCGCTTCGATCCGCCGCGGGCTGTACTACCGCTATCTGCTGCGGTGGCCGGTCCCGCACAAGGACTAG
- a CDS encoding signal peptidase II: protein MTADMTSMPAAAAIIGAAPTRRRLLFVVGAAVLLVDVGTKSLAVGLLEPGHAVSLVGDRLVCVLTRNAGAALSIAAGNAVLLSVAVLITVVAVGALGWRVRSAGWALGLGMVLGGATGNLVDRVFRSPGPLRGQVVDFLAIGWGPVFNVADFAVLGGVICLITLSLIGSPLGSANQKTRSSAG from the coding sequence GTGACGGCCGACATGACGAGCATGCCTGCCGCCGCGGCGATTATCGGGGCAGCGCCCACGCGCCGGAGGCTTCTGTTCGTGGTCGGCGCGGCGGTTCTGCTGGTCGACGTGGGAACCAAATCACTGGCGGTCGGCCTACTCGAGCCCGGTCACGCGGTCTCGTTGGTCGGCGACCGGCTGGTGTGCGTGCTGACCCGAAACGCAGGCGCAGCGCTGTCCATTGCCGCGGGCAACGCCGTCCTGCTGAGTGTGGCAGTCCTGATCACGGTGGTGGCAGTCGGCGCGCTCGGTTGGCGTGTGCGTTCGGCGGGGTGGGCGCTGGGGCTCGGCATGGTGCTCGGGGGCGCCACCGGTAACCTGGTCGATCGAGTGTTCCGGTCACCGGGTCCGCTGCGCGGGCAGGTGGTGGATTTCCTCGCCATCGGCTGGGGGCCAGTGTTCAACGTCGCCGACTTCGCCGTACTCGGCGGGGTGATCTGCTTGATTACGTTGTCGCTGATCGGGTCTCCGCTCGGCTCCGCAAACCAGAAGACCAGGTCAAGTGCTGGATAG
- a CDS encoding enoyl-CoA hydratase, with protein MSELVLTQIDNNVALITVNDPDRRNAVTFEMSAGLCAAIESVEANPDVHAVIVTGAGKAFCAGADLTALGAATEDGLRKIYDGFLAVAHCSLPTIAAVNGAAVGAGLNLALAADVRIAGPAALFDPRFQKLGIHPGGGATWMLQRAVGPQVARAALLFGMRFDAEAAVRHGLALSIAGDPVGAARELAAGPAAAPREVVIATKASMRATANPGVIDSDQHRIAVDTELGPQAASIESPEFAQRLAAAKRK; from the coding sequence GTGTCCGAACTCGTCCTCACGCAGATCGACAACAACGTCGCACTCATCACTGTGAACGATCCCGACCGCCGCAACGCGGTCACCTTCGAGATGTCGGCGGGATTGTGTGCCGCGATCGAGTCGGTCGAGGCCAACCCCGACGTGCACGCGGTGATCGTGACCGGCGCGGGCAAGGCGTTCTGCGCAGGCGCGGATCTCACCGCGCTGGGCGCAGCGACCGAGGACGGGCTGCGCAAGATCTATGACGGTTTCCTGGCCGTCGCGCACTGTTCGCTGCCGACCATCGCCGCAGTCAACGGCGCGGCCGTCGGCGCGGGCCTGAATCTCGCGCTGGCCGCCGATGTCCGCATCGCCGGGCCTGCGGCCCTGTTCGATCCGCGATTCCAGAAACTCGGCATCCATCCCGGTGGCGGTGCCACGTGGATGCTGCAACGCGCCGTCGGCCCGCAGGTGGCCCGGGCGGCGCTGCTGTTCGGAATGCGGTTCGACGCCGAAGCCGCGGTGCGCCACGGCCTGGCACTGTCGATCGCGGGTGATCCGGTCGGCGCTGCCCGCGAACTCGCCGCGGGTCCGGCCGCAGCGCCCCGCGAGGTCGTCATCGCCACGAAGGCGTCGATGCGCGCCACCGCGAACCCCGGTGTGATCGACTCCGACCAACACCGGATCGCCGTCGACACCGAGCTGGGCCCGCAGGCTGCGTCGATCGAATCCCCGGAATTTGCACAGCGGTTGGCCGCGGCGAAGCGCAAGTAG
- a CDS encoding dihydrolipoamide acetyltransferase family protein, with amino-acid sequence MNREFLVPDLGEGLQDATITSWNVAVGDTVELNQTLCTVETNKAEVEIPSPYAGQVLELGGAPGETLNVGSLLVRIATTEATPAVNGTGAARKPVLVGYGADDTMDTSRRAPATPSEAPPPAGRPRAKPPVRKLAAELHVDLSTLSPGSGPDGIITRDDVLAAAGSSELLDVRGVQAEMARRMTLSRREIPDAHARVDVDCSALVRLRDRIRATDPELPVTPFILTLRLVVVALRRHLILNSTWVETSGGAQVHQHPDIHLGFGVATARGLLVPVVRDAHSLSTRQLAEVVNRLAEGARAGTLTPAELTGSTFTVSNFGALGLDDGVPVINFPEAAILGMGSLKERPVVVDGVVVARPTMSLTCAFDHRIADGAQAAEFLCELRGLIEAPELALLEM; translated from the coding sequence GTGAATCGGGAATTCCTGGTGCCCGACCTCGGGGAGGGGCTCCAGGACGCGACCATCACCAGTTGGAACGTCGCAGTCGGTGACACCGTCGAGTTGAACCAGACACTGTGCACCGTGGAGACCAACAAGGCCGAGGTCGAGATCCCCAGCCCCTACGCCGGGCAGGTGCTCGAACTCGGCGGTGCGCCGGGCGAAACGCTCAACGTCGGGTCGCTGCTCGTGCGCATCGCGACGACGGAGGCCACGCCGGCGGTCAACGGGACAGGTGCCGCTCGCAAGCCGGTCCTCGTCGGCTACGGCGCCGACGACACCATGGACACCAGCAGACGCGCTCCCGCGACGCCGTCGGAAGCTCCGCCGCCGGCGGGCCGGCCCAGGGCCAAACCGCCGGTGCGCAAGCTGGCCGCCGAACTTCACGTCGATCTCAGCACGCTGTCCCCGGGATCCGGACCCGACGGCATCATCACCCGCGACGACGTGCTCGCTGCCGCGGGCAGCTCCGAGCTGCTCGACGTGCGCGGTGTCCAGGCCGAGATGGCGCGGCGGATGACGTTGTCACGTCGCGAGATTCCCGATGCGCATGCCCGTGTCGACGTGGACTGCTCAGCCCTGGTGCGGCTGCGGGACCGGATCCGCGCGACCGACCCCGAGCTGCCGGTCACGCCGTTCATCCTGACGCTGCGGTTGGTGGTCGTCGCGCTGCGCAGGCACCTGATCCTGAACTCGACGTGGGTGGAAACCAGCGGTGGTGCGCAGGTTCACCAACACCCCGACATACACCTCGGCTTCGGGGTGGCGACGGCGCGCGGCTTGCTCGTCCCCGTGGTGCGCGACGCGCACAGTCTGAGCACCCGGCAGCTGGCCGAGGTGGTGAACCGGTTGGCCGAAGGAGCCCGGGCCGGCACCCTCACGCCCGCCGAGCTGACCGGTTCGACGTTCACGGTGTCGAACTTCGGTGCGCTCGGGCTCGATGACGGCGTACCGGTGATCAACTTTCCCGAGGCTGCCATTCTCGGCATGGGATCCTTGAAGGAACGTCCCGTGGTGGTCGACGGCGTCGTGGTGGCCCGCCCGACGATGTCGCTGACGTGTGCGTTCGACCACCGGATCGCCGATGGCGCGCAGGCAGCCGAATTCCTGTGCGAGCTACGCGGACTGATCGAGGCGCCGGAGTTGGCGCTGCTGGAGATGTAG